The following proteins are co-located in the Streptomyces sp. DT2A-34 genome:
- the ligD gene encoding non-homologous end-joining DNA ligase: MGEAVELEAGGRTVRLSNPGKVFFPERGFTKLDLARYYIAVGPGILRALRDRPTTLERYPDGVTGEWFFQKRAPKNMPDWIPTAHITFPSGRSADEMCPTEEAAVLWAAQYGTLTFHPWPVRRDDVDSPDELRIDLDPQPGTDYDDAVRAAHELRAVLDEFGGLRGWPKTSGGRGLHVFVPIEPRWTFTQVRRAAIAVGREMERRMPEQVTIKWWKEERGERIFIDYNQTARDRTIASAYSVRPRPHAPVSAPLRWEEVGEARPQDFDIATMPARFAELGDVHADMDDHRFSLDALLELANQDERDHGLGDLPYPPEYPKMPGEPKRVQPSRAKKAAPAEETPPEPTVP; the protein is encoded by the coding sequence ATGGGCGAAGCGGTGGAACTGGAAGCGGGCGGCCGGACCGTTCGCCTGTCCAACCCGGGCAAGGTCTTCTTTCCCGAGCGCGGCTTCACCAAGCTGGACCTCGCCCGCTACTACATCGCCGTCGGCCCCGGCATCCTGCGTGCCTTGCGCGACCGCCCCACCACCCTGGAGCGCTACCCGGACGGCGTCACCGGCGAGTGGTTCTTCCAGAAGCGGGCACCGAAGAACATGCCGGACTGGATCCCCACCGCCCACATCACCTTCCCCAGCGGCCGCAGCGCCGACGAGATGTGCCCCACCGAGGAGGCCGCCGTCCTGTGGGCCGCCCAGTACGGCACGCTCACCTTCCACCCCTGGCCGGTCCGCCGCGACGACGTGGACAGCCCCGACGAACTCCGCATCGACCTGGACCCCCAGCCCGGCACCGACTACGACGACGCCGTCCGCGCCGCCCACGAACTGCGCGCGGTCCTGGACGAGTTCGGCGGCCTGCGTGGTTGGCCCAAGACTTCCGGCGGCCGCGGCCTGCACGTCTTCGTGCCCATCGAGCCGCGCTGGACCTTCACCCAGGTCCGGCGCGCCGCCATCGCCGTCGGCCGGGAGATGGAACGCCGGATGCCCGAGCAGGTGACCATCAAGTGGTGGAAGGAGGAACGGGGCGAGCGCATCTTCATCGACTACAACCAGACGGCACGCGACCGCACGATCGCCTCCGCCTATTCCGTACGGCCACGCCCGCACGCCCCGGTCTCCGCCCCCCTGCGCTGGGAGGAGGTCGGCGAGGCCCGTCCCCAGGACTTCGACATCGCCACCATGCCCGCGCGCTTCGCCGAACTCGGCGACGTGCACGCGGACATGGACGACCACCGCTTCTCGCTGGACGCGCTGCTGGAGCTGGCCAACCAGGACGAGCGCGACCACGGACTCGGCGATCTGCCGTACCCACCCGAGTATCCGAAGATGCCGGGGGAGCCCAAGCGGGTACAGCCGAGCCGGGCCAAGAAGGCGGCGCCTGCCGAGGAGACGCCGCCGGAACCTACAGTTCCTTGA
- a CDS encoding ATP-dependent DNA ligase yields the protein MDLPVMPPVKPMLAKSVAKIPPGMQYEAKWDGFRAIVFRDRDEVELGSRTGKPLTRYFPELVAGLKERLPERCVLDGEIVIAREGRLDFDALTERIHPADSRVRTLAERTPSSFVAFDLLALADESLLEVPLADRRAMLTMALSGVTAPVHVAPATTDIETAQGWFEQYEGAGLDGVIAKPLTLRYLQDERAMFKIKHERTADVVVAGYRLHKSGPVVGSLLLGLYDDRGALQHVGVSAAFPMKRRAELIEELEPLRMDDVAGHPWGAWADEAAHESARLPGAPSRWSGKKDLSWVPLRPEWVAEVAYDHMENGARFRHTARFRRWRPDRTPESCTYAQLEEPVRYDLAEIFAPPA from the coding sequence ATGGACCTGCCGGTGATGCCGCCCGTGAAGCCGATGCTCGCCAAGTCGGTGGCGAAGATCCCGCCGGGCATGCAGTACGAGGCGAAGTGGGACGGGTTCCGGGCGATCGTGTTCCGCGACCGGGACGAGGTCGAGCTGGGCAGCCGTACGGGCAAGCCATTGACCAGGTACTTTCCCGAGCTGGTGGCGGGGCTGAAGGAGCGGCTGCCCGAGCGGTGCGTGCTGGACGGGGAGATCGTGATCGCGCGGGAGGGGCGGCTGGACTTCGACGCGCTCACCGAGCGCATCCACCCGGCCGACTCCCGGGTGCGGACGCTGGCCGAGCGCACCCCGTCGTCGTTCGTGGCCTTCGACCTGTTGGCGCTGGCGGACGAGTCGCTGCTGGAGGTACCGCTGGCGGACCGGCGGGCGATGCTCACCATGGCGCTGTCCGGGGTGACGGCGCCGGTGCACGTGGCGCCGGCGACGACCGACATCGAGACGGCCCAGGGGTGGTTCGAGCAGTACGAGGGTGCCGGACTGGACGGTGTCATCGCCAAGCCGCTCACCCTGCGCTATCTCCAGGACGAGCGGGCCATGTTCAAGATCAAGCACGAGCGGACCGCGGACGTCGTCGTCGCGGGGTACCGCCTCCACAAGAGCGGGCCGGTCGTGGGCTCCTTGCTGCTCGGGCTCTACGACGACCGGGGCGCCCTCCAGCACGTGGGCGTGTCGGCGGCGTTCCCCATGAAGCGGCGCGCCGAACTGATCGAGGAGCTGGAGCCGCTGCGCATGGACGATGTCGCCGGCCACCCCTGGGGGGCCTGGGCCGACGAGGCGGCCCACGAGTCGGCCCGGCTGCCGGGCGCGCCGAGCCGCTGGTCGGGCAAGAAGGACCTGTCCTGGGTGCCGCTCAGACCGGAGTGGGTGGCCGAGGTGGCGTACGACCACATGGAGAACGGGGCGCGCTTCCGGCACACGGCCCGCTTCCGCCGCTGGCGGCCGGACCGCACCCCCGAGAGCTGCACCTACGCCCAGTTGGAGGAGCCGGTCCGCTACGACCTCGCGGAGATCTTCGCGCCACCGGCCTGA
- a CDS encoding zinc-dependent alcohol dehydrogenase yields the protein MRAVTWQGKRDVRVENVPDPTIQEPTDAVIRITSTGLCGSDLHLYEVLTPFMTPGDILGHEPMGIVEEVGAGVPDLQAGDRVVVPFQIACGNCWMCLTGLPTQCETTQVTGEGMGAALFGYTRLYGAVPGAQAEYLRVPQAQFGPIKIPEGPPDDRFVYLSDVLPTAWQAVRYAEIPEGGSIAVLGLGPIGDMACRVARVQGAGRVFGVDLVPERLRRARERGVETYDLRSFDDEKELVAAIRDQTDGRGPDAVIDAVGTEAHGSAAARLAQQASAMLPRKLSGPFAERFSVDRLAALYTAIDLVRRGGTISLSGVYGGMADPIPLLTLFDKQIQIRMGQANVRRWSDDILPYLTDEDPLGVDDFATHRVPLSDAPHAYEMFQRKQEGAVKVLMKP from the coding sequence ATGAGGGCAGTGACCTGGCAGGGCAAGCGGGACGTGCGCGTGGAGAACGTGCCCGATCCGACGATCCAGGAGCCGACGGACGCGGTCATCCGCATCACGTCCACCGGGCTGTGCGGCTCCGACCTGCACTTGTACGAGGTGCTGACGCCGTTCATGACACCGGGGGACATCCTCGGTCACGAGCCGATGGGCATCGTCGAGGAGGTCGGCGCCGGGGTGCCGGACCTGCAGGCCGGCGACCGGGTCGTGGTGCCCTTCCAGATCGCCTGCGGCAACTGCTGGATGTGCCTGACCGGGCTGCCGACCCAGTGCGAGACCACCCAGGTCACCGGCGAGGGCATGGGCGCCGCCCTGTTCGGCTACACCCGCCTGTACGGCGCCGTGCCGGGTGCTCAGGCCGAGTATCTGCGCGTCCCCCAGGCGCAGTTCGGCCCGATCAAGATCCCGGAAGGGCCGCCCGACGACCGGTTCGTCTATCTCTCCGACGTCCTGCCCACCGCCTGGCAGGCGGTCCGCTACGCCGAGATCCCCGAGGGCGGCAGCATCGCCGTACTCGGCCTCGGCCCCATCGGCGACATGGCCTGCCGGGTCGCCCGGGTGCAGGGCGCCGGGCGGGTGTTCGGCGTGGACCTGGTCCCCGAGCGGCTGCGGCGGGCACGTGAGCGAGGTGTCGAGACGTACGACCTCAGGAGCTTCGACGACGAGAAGGAACTCGTCGCCGCCATCCGCGACCAGACCGACGGCCGCGGCCCCGACGCCGTCATCGACGCGGTCGGCACCGAGGCACACGGCAGCGCCGCCGCGCGGCTGGCCCAGCAGGCCTCGGCGATGCTGCCGCGCAAGCTGAGCGGTCCGTTCGCCGAACGCTTCAGCGTCGACCGGCTCGCCGCCCTCTACACCGCCATCGACCTGGTGCGGCGCGGCGGCACGATCTCCCTGTCCGGCGTGTACGGCGGCATGGCGGACCCGATACCGCTGCTCACCCTGTTCGACAAGCAGATCCAGATCCGCATGGGGCAGGCCAATGTGCGCCGCTGGAGCGACGACATCCTGCCGTATCTGACGGACGAGGACCCCCTCGGCGTCGACGACTTCGCCACCCACCGCGTGCCGCTGAGCGACGCCCCGCACGCGTACGAGATGTTCCAGCGCAAGCAGGAAGGCGCGGTCAAGGTGCTGATGAAGCCCTGA
- a CDS encoding DUF3048 domain-containing protein: protein MTTVGRRRGARARRATTMAGLLAAALTASLAVGCTTPDGPRDDGRGRERPPSPGTSESRVNGASVLAVKIDNVRAARPHTGLNAADIVYVEQVEAGLSRLLAVYAQKLPEVIGPVRSARESDLELLGQFNRPTLAFSGAQSKLLPLIDKAPLRAEPPEKATHAYFRGTDRSSPHNLYLRPGRLMSSAPGTSVLTTGFRFGAAPAGGIPETSRTVRFPAARFTFTWSSSQDRWLVAMDGKAARTTDGERVAAGTVVVQYVKVRRSDFHDSAGNYTPYTETVGAGRAAVLRDGHVHHVNWKRPQATDGTTFTTDDGKPMNFQHGQVWVVFAKAS, encoded by the coding sequence ATGACGACGGTGGGCAGGCGACGAGGGGCGCGCGCGAGACGCGCCACGACCATGGCGGGGCTGCTGGCCGCCGCGCTGACCGCTTCCCTGGCGGTCGGCTGCACGACGCCCGACGGCCCGCGCGACGACGGCCGCGGCCGGGAGCGTCCGCCGTCGCCGGGGACGAGCGAGAGCCGCGTGAACGGCGCCTCGGTGCTCGCCGTGAAGATCGACAACGTCCGCGCCGCGCGGCCCCATACGGGCCTGAACGCCGCGGACATCGTGTACGTCGAACAGGTCGAGGCCGGATTGAGCCGCCTGCTGGCGGTGTACGCGCAGAAACTGCCGGAGGTCATCGGGCCGGTGCGCAGCGCACGCGAGAGCGATCTGGAGCTACTGGGCCAGTTCAACCGGCCGACGCTCGCCTTCTCCGGTGCGCAGAGCAAGCTTCTGCCGCTGATCGACAAGGCACCCCTGCGGGCGGAGCCGCCCGAAAAGGCGACCCACGCGTACTTCCGCGGCACGGACAGGTCTTCGCCGCACAACCTCTATCTGCGGCCCGGCCGGCTGATGTCCTCCGCCCCGGGCACCTCCGTCCTGACGACCGGCTTCCGCTTCGGCGCCGCCCCCGCGGGCGGCATCCCCGAGACCTCGCGGACGGTGCGCTTCCCGGCGGCCCGGTTCACCTTCACCTGGTCCAGCAGCCAGGACCGCTGGCTGGTCGCCATGGACGGCAAGGCCGCCAGGACGACGGACGGGGAGCGGGTGGCGGCCGGCACGGTCGTCGTGCAGTACGTGAAGGTACGCAGGTCCGACTTCCACGACTCGGCCGGCAACTACACGCCGTACACCGAGACCGTGGGCGCCGGGAGGGCGGCGGTGCTGCGCGACGGGCACGTCCACCACGTCAACTGGAAGCGCCCGCAGGCCACGGACGGCACCACGTTCACGACCGACGACGGCAAGCCGATGAACTTCCAGCACGGCCAGGTGTGGGTGGTGTTCGCGAAGGCGTCCTGA